Proteins encoded within one genomic window of Candidatus Babeliales bacterium:
- a CDS encoding MATE family efflux transporter: MIEKVNRTAKQRVETGQPIQMPPQHQPPFTQREPQKKLIPSFIAGLQDFAYGETYWTIFKYWAPELISALIFYAFAIIDSYWIADLKSTSTYTTLNVTNNFFHFMSKVAEGLSIGTVIITGQYNGRSCLTDVGRTLRDSFWTTILVGGIFAAALSFGAHAIYTAYGVPQRMIEIGTPYLRLRAWGIFFMFVSLAFIGFLRGIKNTRVPMWIFTGGGAFFVLFDYVLIKGKFGFPALGLKGSAIASVAQYVAMSIMALGYTFLNKENKKYGIRLFDSFTRWEDVKRLFMVSWPTILDKATVAAAYIWLGAMVAKMGTLALASFSVIKDLERFAFLPAIAFAQVITFLVSNSYGMQDWRGIKSSIKKILFLSSGMTFAILALFSIYTDKLVPLFDRKGEFTAFSARVFPYLSVLVFFDLLQLILSGALRGAANVRVVMWTRLFVCVLYFAPVSYLFTQLPLDDRPALKFFLVYGSFYLGNALMSIVYIRRFRGEAWKKEAVWQK; encoded by the coding sequence GTGATCGAAAAAGTGAACCGAACGGCAAAGCAGCGGGTGGAAACTGGACAACCTATTCAAATGCCGCCTCAGCACCAGCCGCCATTTACACAGCGAGAACCCCAAAAAAAATTGATCCCTAGTTTTATTGCAGGGCTGCAGGATTTCGCTTATGGTGAAACCTATTGGACTATCTTCAAATACTGGGCTCCTGAGTTGATATCTGCCCTCATTTTTTATGCATTCGCAATTATCGATTCCTATTGGATTGCAGATTTGAAATCGACCTCGACCTATACCACGTTGAACGTTACTAATAACTTTTTCCATTTTATGTCTAAAGTTGCAGAAGGCTTATCGATTGGAACCGTGATTATTACAGGCCAGTACAATGGCCGGTCTTGTTTGACTGATGTTGGTCGAACTTTACGTGATTCATTTTGGACGACAATTCTTGTTGGCGGAATATTTGCTGCAGCATTATCATTTGGTGCCCATGCCATTTACACTGCATATGGTGTGCCACAGCGTATGATTGAGATTGGAACTCCATACCTGCGTTTACGTGCATGGGGGATCTTTTTTATGTTTGTTTCCTTGGCGTTCATCGGTTTCCTTAGAGGTATAAAAAATACTCGTGTTCCAATGTGGATCTTTACTGGTGGAGGAGCATTTTTTGTCTTGTTTGATTATGTATTAATTAAGGGAAAGTTTGGCTTTCCTGCGCTGGGTCTTAAGGGTTCCGCTATTGCATCTGTTGCTCAATACGTTGCAATGAGCATCATGGCATTGGGATATACCTTTTTGAATAAAGAGAACAAGAAATACGGGATCAGGTTGTTTGATTCATTTACACGGTGGGAAGATGTTAAACGGCTCTTCATGGTGAGTTGGCCAACTATCTTGGATAAAGCTACGGTTGCTGCTGCCTATATTTGGTTGGGTGCTATGGTTGCCAAAATGGGTACGCTTGCGCTTGCTAGTTTTAGTGTGATTAAAGACCTTGAGCGGTTTGCTTTTCTTCCTGCTATTGCCTTCGCTCAGGTGATTACCTTCTTAGTCAGCAACTCCTATGGTATGCAGGATTGGCGTGGTATCAAAAGTAGTATCAAAAAAATTCTCTTTCTATCATCTGGGATGACCTTTGCCATCTTGGCATTGTTTTCCATTTACACAGATAAGTTGGTGCCGCTTTTTGACAGAAAAGGTGAGTTTACTGCCTTTTCAGCTCGAGTCTTTCCTTATTTGAGTGTACTTGTCTTTTTTGACCTGTTACAATTAATTCTCTCAGGCGCATTGCGTGGGGCTGCCAATGTACGGGTGGTAATGTGGACACGATTATTTGTCTGTGTTTTATACTTTGCTCCGGTTTCATATCTCTTTACGCAATTGCCTCTTGATGATAGACCGGCTCTTAAGTTCTTCCTTGTATACGGGTCGTTTTATTTGGGTAATGCGCTGATGAGCATTGTATATATACGACGATTCCGTGGAGAAGCTTGGAAGAAAGAAGCTGTATGGCAAAAATAA
- a CDS encoding aspartyl/glutamyl-tRNA amidotransferase subunit C, with protein sequence MAKITKQELMRLAHMSHIKVHDDEVEDLISKIEDVIAYASRVSEIAKDAHLPSNRRINVTREDVVIRTDAEPILEQAPDREEDYFVVPRIIETND encoded by the coding sequence ATGGCAAAAATAACGAAGCAAGAACTTATGCGGCTTGCACACATGTCACATATCAAAGTTCATGACGATGAGGTTGAAGACTTAATATCAAAAATCGAAGATGTAATAGCATATGCATCGCGCGTTTCTGAAATTGCAAAAGATGCGCATCTTCCTTCAAACCGACGTATCAATGTGACACGTGAGGATGTAGTCATCCGCACGGATGCGGAACCGATTTTAGAACAGGCTCCAGACCGTGAAGAAGATTACTTTGTAGTACCACGTATTATCGAAACGAATGACTAA
- the rsmG gene encoding 16S rRNA (guanine(527)-N(7))-methyltransferase RsmG: MVLTKEEQLWQDFMTQEQLTLEQTQQFRMYYDLLQSWNEIHNLTTRTTLKQILRDHFQDSLALKYVFDISSISSLADIGSGGGFPGIPLKIKYPHLSVVLVEVTKKKITFLEEVIATLGLQNIEIFSLDWRTFLRTSSYDLDLLCARASLGFDELVRMFKPGCRYKNAQLVYWASQAWEPTEMVAPCITGDYLYTLEHKKRRLIVLQCP; encoded by the coding sequence ATGGTTTTAACGAAGGAAGAGCAACTGTGGCAGGATTTTATGACACAGGAGCAACTTACTCTTGAACAGACACAGCAATTCAGAATGTACTATGATCTTCTACAATCCTGGAATGAAATCCATAACCTTACGACTAGGACAACACTGAAACAGATCCTCAGAGACCATTTTCAAGATTCATTGGCACTTAAATATGTTTTTGATATTAGTTCCATCTCATCATTGGCTGACATTGGGAGTGGTGGTGGGTTTCCCGGCATTCCACTTAAGATTAAGTATCCCCACCTGTCCGTAGTGCTTGTTGAAGTCACTAAAAAAAAGATTACATTTCTCGAAGAAGTCATCGCGACCCTTGGGCTTCAGAATATTGAGATCTTCTCGCTTGATTGGCGAACATTCTTACGTACAAGTTCATATGATCTTGATCTTCTATGTGCACGGGCATCACTTGGGTTTGATGAATTAGTGAGAATGTTTAAGCCGGGATGTCGTTATAAGAATGCACAACTTGTGTATTGGGCATCACAAGCATGGGAACCGACAGAGATGGTTGCGCCGTGTATAACTGGCGATTATTTGTACACCTTAGAACACAAAAAACGACGTTTAATTGTGCTTCAGTGCCCGTAG